Proteins from one Halopseudomonas pelagia genomic window:
- the ectA gene encoding diaminobutyrate acetyltransferase — MSKDQDTMTNIPVTLRKPEATDGFALNELVARCAPLDTNSVYCNLLQCGDFADTAITALTEDGDMVGFISGYRPPNKPNTLFVWQVAVDSRMRGQGLALKMLMGLVERVAGKGVTHLETTISPGNEASEALFKKAFRQLGSEYSTRTIFSREQHFNGQHDDEVLYSAGPFAATFIAASAAAQTA; from the coding sequence ATGAGTAAAGATCAGGACACGATGACAAATATACCCGTAACACTACGTAAACCAGAGGCCACAGACGGTTTCGCGCTCAATGAGCTCGTTGCTCGCTGCGCCCCGCTGGACACCAATTCGGTGTACTGCAATCTGTTGCAGTGTGGCGATTTCGCGGATACCGCGATCACCGCCCTCACCGAGGACGGCGACATGGTTGGCTTCATTTCCGGTTATCGCCCGCCGAACAAGCCGAACACATTGTTCGTCTGGCAGGTGGCCGTAGACAGCCGCATGCGCGGCCAGGGCCTTGCACTGAAAATGCTGATGGGTCTGGTCGAACGTGTTGCAGGTAAAGGTGTAACGCATCTGGAAACGACGATTTCCCCCGGCAACGAAGCCTCGGAAGCGCTGTTCAAAAAGGCCTTCCGCCAGCTCGGCTCCGAATACAGCACCCGGACGATCTTTTCCCGGGAGCAACATTTCAATGGCCAGCATGACGATGAAGTGCTCTACAGCGCTGGTCCATTTGCAGCAACTTTTATAGCCGCCTCTGCGGCTGCACAAACTGCCTAA
- a CDS encoding RhlG family 3-oxoacyl-ACP reductase, with product MQQYFSLKGRTALVTGGSRGIGKMIAQGFLEAGARVIICSRKKDECEATAAELGQYGECIAVSADLSSEDGAKALFADLQAHTQHLDILVNNAGTSWGAKLEDFPVKGWEKVMQLNVTSVFSCIQQLLPMLRKAGNAESPARVINIGSVAGISAFGEEAYSYGPSKAAVHQLSRMLAKELVGEHINVNVIAPGRFPSKMTSHIHTDPEALAEDCRHIPMKRWGREEEMSALAIMLASTAGAYMTGNIIPIDGGFTL from the coding sequence ATGCAACAGTATTTCAGCCTCAAGGGACGCACCGCCCTGGTAACCGGCGGCAGCCGCGGTATCGGCAAGATGATCGCTCAGGGTTTTCTCGAAGCGGGTGCACGGGTAATCATATGCAGCCGCAAGAAAGACGAATGCGAGGCTACCGCCGCCGAGCTCGGCCAGTACGGTGAATGCATCGCGGTCAGCGCCGACCTATCCAGCGAGGACGGCGCCAAGGCCCTGTTTGCTGACCTGCAAGCGCATACCCAGCACCTGGACATTCTGGTCAATAACGCCGGTACCAGTTGGGGCGCCAAGCTGGAAGACTTTCCGGTCAAAGGCTGGGAGAAGGTCATGCAACTAAACGTGACCTCGGTATTCAGCTGTATTCAACAATTGCTGCCAATGCTGCGCAAAGCCGGCAATGCCGAGAGCCCGGCGCGGGTGATCAATATCGGCTCGGTTGCGGGCATCAGCGCGTTCGGCGAAGAGGCTTATTCCTACGGGCCAAGCAAAGCGGCGGTGCATCAGCTGTCACGCATGCTCGCCAAGGAACTGGTCGGTGAGCATATCAATGTCAACGTGATCGCTCCGGGCCGCTTCCCGAGCAAGATGACCAGCCACATTCACACTGACCCTGAGGCGCTGGCGGAAGATTGCCGGCACATCCCGATGAAGCGCTGGGGTCGTGAAGAAGAAATGTCAGCACTGGCAATCATGCTGGCCAGCACCGCGGGTGCCTATATGACCGGCAATATCATCCCGATCGATGGCGGCTTTACTCTCTAG
- a CDS encoding hotdog fold domain-containing protein yields MQEHQIIIAKRFCGPPQSGNGGYVAGLLAKAMGRPCQVTLHAPPPLDTPLRLLSVAEGLQLLDGDLLLATGKDYQLQMAAPQPPELTSALSAESRYEGFQDHGLPNCFVCGPLRKANDGLRIFAGPLDAGADQVAAVWQPDATLDDGTGMVASEFVWAALDCPGFFAVKHASGTALLGRFAARLLEPVAIGERLIVSGWALGHDGRKHRAGTALHRQDGTPVALAEATWISLNKA; encoded by the coding sequence ATGCAAGAGCACCAGATTATTATCGCCAAGCGTTTCTGCGGTCCACCCCAGAGCGGCAACGGCGGCTACGTAGCCGGCTTGCTGGCCAAAGCCATGGGCCGGCCATGCCAGGTGACGCTGCACGCGCCGCCGCCGCTTGATACCCCGCTACGGCTGCTATCTGTAGCAGAAGGCCTGCAACTGCTGGATGGGGACTTGCTGCTGGCGACCGGCAAGGACTACCAATTGCAGATGGCCGCGCCCCAGCCGCCGGAGCTGACTAGCGCACTGAGCGCCGAAAGCCGTTATGAAGGGTTTCAGGATCACGGTCTGCCTAATTGCTTTGTCTGCGGTCCGCTGCGCAAGGCCAACGATGGGCTGCGGATTTTTGCCGGTCCGCTGGACGCAGGGGCGGATCAGGTGGCCGCTGTGTGGCAACCCGATGCGACGCTGGATGATGGAACAGGGATGGTCGCCAGCGAGTTTGTATGGGCTGCTCTGGATTGCCCCGGCTTCTTCGCCGTCAAGCATGCGTCAGGAACCGCCCTGCTCGGGCGGTTTGCTGCACGTTTGTTAGAACCGGTGGCGATAGGTGAGCGTTTGATCGTCAGCGGTTGGGCGCTGGGTCACGACGGGCGCAAGCACCGGGCCGGCACCGCCCTGCATCGCCAGGACGGCACGCCTGTCGCCCTGGCCGAAGCGACCTGGATCAGCCTGAATAAGGCGTGA
- the speA gene encoding arginine decarboxylase, which yields MALQRRSRKEDASAWTVADSRSVFGIRHWGAGYFNVNEQGHVDVKPRGPDGKAIDLHELVAQLRESGLDLPLLVRFPDILQDRVRQLTGAFDSNIAELEYTNGYTALYPIKVNQQEAVVENIIATEDVSIGLEAGSKPELMAVLALAPKGGTIVCNGYKDREFINLALIGQKLGHNVFIVIEKESEVRLVIEEAAKMGLTPQVGLRVRLSSLASSKWADTGGEKSKFGLSAAQLLRVVEQFRNAGLQDGVRLLHFHMGSQIANLADYQHGFREAIRYFGELRALGLPVDHIDVGGGLGVDYDGTHSRNASSINYDVNEYAHTVVAMLRDFCNDQGLPHPHIFSESGRAMTAHHAVLVVQVTDVERHNDTLPPIDDLDSLPQVVRNLVGLLDHNDIEMVTETYWRATHYMADVAAQYAEGKLSLSEKALAEQCYFALCSRLHDLLKARQRSHRQVLDELNDKMADKYICNFSVFQSLPDTWAIDQVLPIMPINRLDEEPLRRAVLQDLTCDSDGKIRHYVDEQSIENSLPVHELREGEDYLLGIFLVGAYQEILGDMHNLFGDTDSVNVYLRSDGRVVHGGIETHDTIEDMLRYVHFEPDELVTRYRDKVAGARLSSAERARFVDALRLGLTRSSYLSAE from the coding sequence ATGGCGTTACAGCGACGTTCACGTAAGGAAGATGCTTCAGCCTGGACGGTTGCCGACAGCCGCAGCGTTTTTGGCATTCGTCATTGGGGCGCTGGCTACTTCAACGTCAACGAGCAGGGTCATGTGGATGTCAAACCGCGCGGGCCTGACGGCAAGGCTATCGATCTGCACGAGCTGGTCGCACAGTTGCGCGAGAGCGGATTGGATCTGCCCTTGCTGGTGCGTTTCCCGGATATTCTGCAGGACCGTGTGCGCCAGTTGACCGGCGCTTTCGACAGCAATATCGCCGAGCTGGAATACACCAACGGCTATACCGCGCTGTATCCGATCAAGGTCAACCAGCAGGAAGCGGTGGTTGAGAACATCATCGCCACTGAGGATGTGTCCATTGGCCTTGAAGCCGGCTCCAAGCCCGAGCTGATGGCGGTGCTGGCGCTGGCGCCCAAGGGCGGCACTATCGTCTGCAATGGCTACAAGGACCGCGAGTTCATCAATCTGGCATTGATTGGCCAGAAGCTTGGACATAACGTGTTCATCGTTATCGAGAAAGAATCGGAAGTACGCCTGGTGATCGAAGAGGCGGCGAAAATGGGCCTGACGCCGCAGGTGGGTTTGCGCGTGCGGCTGTCGTCCCTGGCCTCAAGCAAGTGGGCCGACACCGGTGGCGAGAAATCCAAGTTCGGCCTGTCTGCCGCCCAACTGCTGCGCGTGGTCGAGCAGTTCCGCAATGCCGGGTTGCAAGATGGTGTGCGGCTGCTGCATTTTCATATGGGCTCGCAGATTGCCAACCTGGCCGACTACCAGCATGGCTTCCGTGAGGCCATTCGTTATTTCGGTGAACTACGCGCGCTGGGGCTGCCGGTCGATCATATCGACGTCGGCGGCGGCCTGGGCGTGGATTACGACGGCACTCACTCGCGCAATGCCAGCTCGATCAACTATGACGTCAACGAGTACGCGCACACGGTAGTCGCCATGTTGCGCGACTTCTGTAATGACCAGGGTTTGCCGCATCCGCACATCTTTTCCGAAAGCGGCCGGGCGATGACTGCTCATCACGCAGTGCTGGTGGTGCAGGTCACCGATGTGGAGCGTCATAACGACACGCTGCCACCGATTGATGATCTGGACAGCTTGCCGCAGGTGGTGCGCAACCTGGTGGGGCTGCTCGACCATAACGACATCGAAATGGTCACCGAAACCTACTGGCGCGCGACGCATTACATGGCTGATGTGGCGGCGCAGTATGCTGAAGGCAAGCTGAGCCTGTCGGAAAAGGCGCTAGCGGAGCAATGTTACTTTGCCCTGTGTTCGCGACTGCATGATCTGCTCAAAGCCCGTCAGCGGTCTCACAGGCAGGTGCTGGACGAGCTGAATGACAAGATGGCTGACAAGTACATCTGCAACTTCTCGGTCTTCCAAAGCTTGCCGGACACCTGGGCGATTGATCAGGTGCTGCCGATCATGCCGATCAATCGTCTGGATGAAGAGCCGCTGCGCCGCGCGGTGCTGCAGGATCTGACCTGTGACTCCGATGGCAAGATCCGCCATTACGTGGACGAGCAGAGCATCGAAAACAGCCTGCCGGTACACGAGTTGCGTGAGGGCGAGGATTACCTGCTGGGCATCTTCCTGGTCGGTGCTTACCAGGAGATCCTCGGTGACATGCACAACCTGTTCGGCGACACCGACTCGGTCAACGTCTACTTGCGCAGCGACGGCCGGGTAGTGCATGGCGGCATCGAAACCCACGACACCATCGAAGACATGTTGCGCTACGTACACTTCGAGCCGGATGAGCTGGTCACCCGCTACCGTGACAAGGTCGCCGGAGCACGACTCAGCTCTGCGGAGCGGGCGCGCTTTGTTGATGCGTTGCGCCTGGGATTGACTCGCTCGTCTTACCTGAGCGCTGAATAA
- a CDS encoding SDR family NAD(P)-dependent oxidoreductase, translating into MTPADLTGKRILLTQADAFMGPALHAVLSRCGAQVMADTGSLDTPEAVNQLVNRSGQIDVLVANLGVPAPSTAAVEVSDDEWRSMFAHMVDPLQQLTRAILPAMIERQRGKILLMGSASALRGMKRASSYSAARGAQLAYVRAVGVEMARHNIQINAIAQNFVDNPTYFPAEIQAKPAFQERLQREVPLGRLVSAEEDAQFAAYLCSDAANCFVGQIFPVCGGWAD; encoded by the coding sequence ATGACCCCCGCCGACTTGACTGGCAAACGCATTCTATTAACTCAGGCAGACGCCTTTATGGGGCCGGCATTGCATGCGGTACTCAGCCGTTGCGGTGCGCAGGTAATGGCGGACACGGGCAGCCTGGACACCCCGGAAGCCGTAAACCAACTGGTTAACCGGTCTGGGCAGATTGATGTGCTGGTGGCCAATCTTGGCGTACCCGCACCCTCTACCGCGGCGGTAGAGGTCAGCGATGACGAGTGGCGCAGCATGTTTGCCCATATGGTCGACCCGCTACAGCAGCTCACCCGCGCTATCCTGCCAGCGATGATTGAACGTCAACGCGGCAAGATACTGTTGATGGGCAGCGCTTCAGCACTGCGCGGCATGAAGCGCGCATCCAGCTACAGCGCCGCGCGCGGCGCGCAACTGGCGTATGTCCGCGCGGTGGGCGTGGAAATGGCCAGACATAATATTCAGATCAATGCGATAGCGCAGAACTTCGTCGATAACCCCACCTATTTTCCTGCCGAGATACAGGCCAAGCCGGCGTTCCAGGAGCGATTGCAACGTGAGGTACCCCTGGGTCGCCTGGTCTCCGCCGAAGAGGACGCACAGTTCGCCGCCTATTTATGCAGCGACGCAGCCAATTGTTTTGTCGGACAGATATTTCCCGTATGCGGCGGATGGGCGGACTGA
- a CDS encoding GGDEF domain-containing protein — translation MRSSTSLRTRLALLIALLIVMMSWIFGAFISKDFAARLRGSAGFELAELAHQMGDRLDRDMSARASVLKVMAELDVLSQPDAREQQQRIIDQLQNGMGEVAWLGLLSPDGTVRVASQRILEGVNIAQRPVYIQGKEGMFIGDVHEAVLLASLLPNPSGEPMKFVDISLPIEGADGQLLGVLAAHLSWGWAAEVSRSLLNPAQQRRSVEFFVLSAEGTVLLGPEEWVGESLAPLLEAKDEASGINRRVVEWGGPQAGSYLTGIARADGHADYPGLNWTVIARQPLALADEPAKELQRDIVIVGSALAVVFAFVGWLASRRLTRSLNQIARAADKLADGKPAEIPVIKGIRELEILSSSIRHLVAALGQQENKLGEMSEMALTDRLTGLANRAGFESYLRMHDRNSPMALLFLDLDGFKQVNDQLGHAAGDELLKLVAERLRSKVREGDLLVRLGGDEFVMVLNIRPEELEIIARQIAARTLSALGTPMLIAGEETKVGCSIGGAFWPADGQTTEEVLAKADRALYKAKGSGKHQAVFTTDV, via the coding sequence ATGCGCTCTTCTACCAGTCTGCGCACCCGCCTGGCGCTGTTGATTGCTTTGCTTATCGTAATGATGAGCTGGATTTTTGGTGCTTTTATCAGCAAGGATTTTGCCGCTCGCCTACGTGGCAGTGCGGGCTTCGAGCTCGCGGAGTTGGCGCATCAGATGGGCGACCGGCTTGACCGCGATATGTCCGCGCGCGCCTCTGTATTGAAGGTAATGGCCGAGTTGGATGTGTTGAGCCAGCCGGATGCCCGTGAGCAGCAGCAGCGGATTATCGATCAGTTGCAGAACGGTATGGGCGAGGTTGCATGGCTCGGGCTGTTGAGCCCGGACGGCACCGTGCGGGTGGCGAGCCAGAGGATTCTCGAAGGGGTCAATATCGCTCAGCGTCCGGTGTATATCCAGGGTAAGGAAGGGATGTTTATTGGCGACGTTCATGAAGCTGTCCTGTTGGCCAGCCTGCTGCCCAATCCCTCAGGCGAGCCAATGAAGTTTGTCGATATCAGCTTGCCGATTGAAGGCGCCGATGGACAACTGCTGGGTGTATTAGCGGCGCACTTGTCCTGGGGTTGGGCCGCGGAGGTCAGCCGCTCGCTGCTCAATCCCGCTCAGCAACGTCGCAGTGTCGAGTTTTTTGTATTGAGTGCCGAGGGTACGGTGCTGCTTGGCCCTGAGGAATGGGTCGGTGAATCGCTGGCACCCTTGTTGGAGGCCAAGGACGAAGCTAGCGGAATCAATCGCCGTGTAGTGGAGTGGGGTGGGCCGCAGGCGGGCTCCTACCTGACCGGTATTGCCCGTGCCGACGGGCATGCCGACTATCCGGGCTTGAACTGGACTGTGATAGCTCGTCAGCCACTGGCATTGGCTGACGAGCCGGCGAAAGAGCTGCAGCGGGATATTGTCATCGTCGGCTCGGCCTTGGCAGTGGTATTCGCTTTTGTCGGCTGGCTGGCGAGCAGACGCCTCACGCGTTCACTCAATCAGATAGCACGGGCGGCTGACAAGCTGGCAGATGGCAAGCCTGCGGAGATTCCGGTCATCAAGGGTATCAGGGAGCTGGAAATTCTCAGTAGCTCCATCCGCCATCTGGTAGCCGCGCTTGGTCAGCAGGAAAACAAGCTGGGCGAAATGTCGGAGATGGCGCTGACCGACCGCCTGACGGGTCTTGCCAATCGCGCCGGGTTCGAAAGCTACCTGCGCATGCATGACCGAAATAGCCCCATGGCATTACTGTTTCTAGATTTGGACGGCTTCAAGCAGGTCAATGACCAGTTAGGCCACGCCGCAGGGGATGAGCTGCTGAAGCTGGTAGCCGAGCGCCTGCGGTCCAAGGTGCGCGAGGGCGACCTGCTGGTGCGCCTGGGGGGAGATGAATTCGTTATGGTCTTGAATATCAGGCCTGAGGAGCTGGAGATCATCGCGCGTCAGATCGCCGCTCGTACGCTCAGCGCCCTGGGTACGCCGATGTTGATCGCCGGGGAGGAGACCAAGGTCGGCTGCAGTATAGGTGGCGCGTTCTGGCCCGCGGACGGGCAAACCACCGAAGAGGTGTTGGCCAAAGCTGATCGGGCCTTGTATAAGGCCAAGGGATCGGGCAAACACCAGGCAGTGTTCACCACGGATGTTTAA